GGATCGCCGACGACCTGGGTGAAGCGGGCCGCTACATTGTCTGGCACGTCGTCGTGGACGAGCGGGCTCCCCGGATCGGCCGCGTGGGCGAAATCGACGATGGCCGGCAGCGGCTCCCACTCCACGTCGATCAGCTCGACGGCGTCCTCGGCCAGGTAGCGGCTTTCGGCCACCACCATCGCCACGGCCTCCCCGATGAAGCAGACCGTATCGACGGCGAGCGGACGCTGGGTGCGCCCGTGGGTGAGGGTCGGGTGGGGGACCACCAGCGGGGCCGGCTGGTTGACCGGGCCAAGATCGGCGGCGGTGTAGACGGCGTGGACCCCGGGCAGGGCGCGGGCCCGCGAGGTGTCGATACTGCGGATGCGGGCATGTCCGTACGGGCCACGCAGGATGGCGGCGTGGAGGGTTCCTGGTGGCTCGATGTCGTCCACGAAGGAGCCGAGACCGCGCAGCAGCCGGGGATCCTCGTTGCGGCGGATGGGCGCGCCGACGCCGCGGGTGGTCATGGCGCCGCCTCACGCCTGTGGAACCCCTCGCCCTCCGCAGCCGGGGGGCGAGGGGTTTCACAGGGGCCAGGGGCCTGCCCGTAGCGACTCACGGCGCACTCTCCCCCGCAAGCTGCCCGGCGGCCTGCTTCACCGCCCTGACGATGTTCTGGTAGCCCGTGCAGCGGCAGAGGTTGCCGCTCAGGCCGGCCCGGATCTCCTCGTCGGTGGGGGCGGGCGTGTCGCGCAGCAGGGCGGTCACCGTCATCAGGATGCCGGGCGTGCAGAAGCCGCACTGGAGGCCATGGGCGTTCCAGAACGCCTCCTGGAGCGGGTGCAGCGCGTCTGACGACGGGGCCAGCCCCTCGACGGTCTGGATCGCTGAGCCGTCTGCCTGCACGGCCAGCATCAGGCAGGAGCGGACCGGCTCGCCATCCACCAGGATGGTGCACGCGCCGCAGACCCCGTGCTCGCAGCCGACGTGCGTGCCGGTCAGCCGAAGCTCGTGACGGATGAAGTCGGAGAGCAGCAGGCGCGGCTCGACGGCACGCTGGTAGGCCCGGCCATTGACGGTGAGACTGACCGCGACGCGCTCGCCAGCGTACGCTGCCGGCGCTGACTCGAAGGCTGGCAGCCCGGGCGTGGCGTCAGGCATTGGACAGGCCTCCCAGCTCGTAGGCAACGGCTTCGGCAGCGCCATCGTCGAGGACGACGGCTGGCCCGAGATCGCGGTCAGGCGCGGGCCGAGCCGCGGCCACGACCTCGCCCGCATCCGGGCCCGCGGCCGAAGCGGGTCCGTCCGGCGCTGGAGCGGCGTCGGTGCGGGCAACGGCACGGGTGTACGCCGTCTGCACAGCGCGCTCGGTCAGGATGCCGGCGAGATGGCGGCGGTAGGCGGCCGTCGCCTGCACGTCCGTCTCGGGATCGATGGCGTCGCGGACGGCGTCGGCCACGGCGGCCAGCTGCATCGTCAGCAGCCGCCCGTCAGCCCGGGGCCGCGCGCCGCGCAGGATCGTCTCGGCGGCGCTGGCGCGGATCGGGACGCCGCCGACGCCGGTCAGCACGATGCTGGCCTCGGTCACCTCACGCTGCACGACGGTCAGCGCCACGCCAACGCCGGCCAGGGCGTAGTCGCCGTGCCGCCGCGCGAACTCGATCCAGGAGAAGCCCGCCCCCGGTCCGGCCTTCGGGAAGCAGACCTCGGTGACGATCTCGTCGGGCTGGAGCGTCGTCTCCAGGTAGCCCCGGTACAGGTCACGGGCGGGCAGCGTCCGCGTACTGTGCACACTCTGAACGACGACGGTGGCGTCCAGGCAGACGGCGACGGCCGGCAACTCGGCGGCGGGGTCGGCGTGGGCGATGCTGCCGCCAATCGTGCCGCGATTCCGGATCTGCGGGTGGCCGACGAAGGTGATCGCCTCGGCCAGCAGCGGCACGCCCAGCCTGATCCGCTCGTCCCGCTCGACGGTCCGCTGCCGGGCCATCGCGCCGATGACGTAGCCGCCGTTGCGCTCCTCGATCCCGCGTAGCTCCACGAGGCGGCCCAGGTCGATCAGGCGGGCGGGCCGGGCCAGCCGCATGTTGAGGATCGGGATCAGGCTCTGCCCGCCGGCCAGGAGCTTGC
The DNA window shown above is from Chloroflexota bacterium and carries:
- a CDS encoding (2Fe-2S)-binding protein, translated to MPDATPGLPAFESAPAAYAGERVAVSLTVNGRAYQRAVEPRLLLSDFIRHELRLTGTHVGCEHGVCGACTILVDGEPVRSCLMLAVQADGSAIQTVEGLAPSSDALHPLQEAFWNAHGLQCGFCTPGILMTVTALLRDTPAPTDEEIRAGLSGNLCRCTGYQNIVRAVKQAAGQLAGESAP